A segment of the Campylobacter anatolicus genome:
TAGCTCTTATCTCATCTATCTTTTCAAGTGCTGCAAAATTATCATCACTTAGACTTCTGCTTGCAAAGACTATACGAAAAACGGCTCTATCTTTTTTCCACTCGATATTTTTAAGGCTTTCAAAGATAATATAAATTCCACCTTGTGGGCTTGATTTAGAAATAGGTAAAGCTTCAGGTACAACTTTTAAAACACTTTTATATATCTCTTTTAAATTCATTTTAAAATCCCTTTAAATACACTTATAAATAAACGATGAGCTGTTTTTTGTCTGTCCGCTTAATGTAGAACTTTTTATCTCACTCATGGCTGTTTTTAAAAGCACGATATCCTCTTCACTCAAAGCTATTTTTAAATAAATTTTCAGGCGAATAAATGCAAAATCCATCATGGCCCAGCTCTTGACATCTCTGCCTTTACACTCCTCGTTTGTTTCAGCACAGACCATGTCTAAGGCCTCATCTGTGATCTCATCCTGATTAAAAAGTGCTGAATTAGCCCTATTTTTTAGTGCTTGTTTAAACTCAGTAGAGCTTGGTATCACACTCCGTCTCCATCGCTATCAGCTTCACTCTCTTCGCTTAGCGTTACCCAGCTATCAACTCCAATCTCATAGTCATTATAAACTTCAAATTTATACATTAGTGAGCTCTTTTCATGGTCATACCATCTCACACGGCGAATGTCTAGTCCTATACTCATGATGAGATTTTTAAGTGGCGTCATAAGATATTTACTCTTTGGTACAAACTCAGCCACCACCAAAGGTATACCAAGTATTTGATTTGCTCCGGTGTTTAACAAAATACTTAATCCGCCATTTTTATTACCTAACTCTTCTTGATACGCTAAATAATCAGTTTGAGACAAAATTATTACACTATCTTTTTGAGCATCTTCACTGCTTGATTTGACCATAGCTATAAGTCTGGCTGAGATTTTTGATTCTTTTTTATGTTCTAGTTTTTTAACACCATATTTTTCTTTTGCTAATGTAAACCAACCCTTGTTTAGGTTTTTAAATTCTTGGTTGCTATAATCATCATTTTCACCGTTCATTCCTAAATTTTGTAGGTCATTTGAAAAAGTCTTTGCAAAACTATCAAAAGTCTCACTTTCAAAATTTGGATTATCCGCATTATCTTCTAGTGTATCTTGTGTTATTTTTGCATAAAGCTGAACCGGTTTATTATCAAGCAAAACAGATTTGACACTTAATTTTTGTCTTTGTGCTTCAGTTGGGGCTTTGCCTGGAGTTACTCTAACTAAAATGCCATTAGCTAGACCCCACACATCAAAACTTTTTTGAAGCTTTTTTGTCTTATCTATCGTTATTTTTGATAAAAACTCACTTTTATCAACTATCGTATTTATGATTTTTCTTGATACTTCAGGTCTTAAAGCACCGCTTTCATACATGTCGGTAGCTTTTATAGGACCGGTAGTTTTTGCGATTTGTTGCAGTGAAATACTCATTATAAAACTCCTTGTATATTGTTATTTTTTTCTACATTTTCACTTTGCTTGCTTGATTTTGATAGTGTTTCAAGATCGCTTATGCGTTTTTCTAATCCGTCAAGCTGATTGGCAAGCTTATCAAAACCATCTTTTAGTGTTTTTTCTACACCAGACATACATTTGTCTTTTTCTTCCATGTTTTCTCCTTTGTCTTTTTTCTCAAATTTTGCAAATAACGCACTAAAGCCTTTACTGATAGCATCTGCTATACTTAGGTTATCTTCGCTTTTACCCACATCATAACGCTCGGCTGTTCCAGCCATGCTAAGACCTGCTATCTCACCTTTTTTAACGGCTTCTTTTAGTTCATCATTTTCAAGCTTTATAGCTACCGCCCAGCTACCAATCTTTTCGCTTTTAAATAAGGCATCATTTTCGCGAACCAACCAACTCTCGGCCACATAAGCTCCATCAGGTTTAAAATCATGCTCTCTGTCTATATTTGTGCCATTTAATCCTTTCATAAAAGAATATGCTGCCTTTTCTATCTCTTTTATGTCTGTCATCTCGCCTTGCGTATCCACTTCGTCAGGGCTATATACTATGCCGTAAATAACACCTTTTTCTTCATCATTTTTGGCTATTTTAATCACTTTTTCATAGCTTGGATTTTCTTTACTGCTTTTATATATGATGTTTTTCTTATTTGCACCTGCTTTGACAAGCGAAATGTGAGTAATGTTTAAATTCTTAAGCTTTACTGCCATTGTTTTCTCCTTATTTTTAATGCAAGTGTCGCTAAAGTATAACACCTGCAATCATTTGCAATTTTATATATTTTTATGATTTTAAAAATGCAAGATAACGGCTATTTAGTATTTTTAAAAAAAATCATTTTAAATATAATTTTAAAAAGTAAAAATGCGGAGTAATAATGAAATATATTTTTAAGACAGCAGATAGCAGAAGTGCTCAAATTTTAAAAGACAGTGAACAAAATGGGGTGCTAGAACCTTTTGTCTCATTTGATGAACTTTTATCACTTCATTATGCAAATGTCTATCATCGTAGGGCTATAAAGATAAAGGCGAGTATGCTTTCACAAATAGAGCTAGATGAATCAGATATAATAAAAAAGTTACCATTTGGCGTATCCGCTAAATCATTCTTATTTGAGTTTGCTTACAACCTAGAACTTTATGGCAATGCACCTATTGAAAAGGCGGGTGGTATTAACAACTATCTTTTGTATAACATACCAGCTCACGAGTGGCGAACAAACAAACAAAGAGAGATTTTTCAAGTAACAAGTGATGGAAATAAACAAAAACTTGATGGCTTTTATCTAAAATACTACAGCCCAAGCTCACGCTACTACGGAGAGCCTGACTACCTGGCTACGCTACTTCAAATCTTAATAAACCAAGAAGCCGATAGCTACAACTTCTCTTTTTTTAAAAATGGTGCAAGACCCGATCTTGCTATCATTCATGAAAATAATGAGCCAAGCGAAGAGCAGATAAATACTTATAGAAATTTCTTTTCAGATAACTTCAAAGGCTCACGCAATGCCCACAAAACACTTTTAGCATATACAAACTCCGTAGGCGATAAAGAAGCAAAGATAAGGTTTGAAAAGCTTGGTGGAGTAGAAGATATAAGCTTTAAGGCATTAAAAGAGGTAAGTCGTGATGAGATAGCAGCAGCTCATGGAGTGCCGCCACGTCTGCTTGGCATTATACAATCAGCCCAGCTAGGTGGTGGCGGTGAGCTTATAGGTCAACTTCAGCAATTTAACGAGATAGAGATTAAACCAAAAATTGAGCTTATTGAGAGCTTTTTTGAAAGTATCGGCATAAAAGTAGTACTAAAGGCTATTGATGTAACTAACTTTAAAGACGATGGTGAGATAGTAACAGCTCTTGTAGAAAGAGGTATCATATCAGTTAGTGAGGCAAGAAGTATTTTAGGGTGGCAAAAAAATATTTAAAATATAGCATTTAAAAACGTTTAAACCACTTTTAAAAATGTTTAAAAGGTTAAAGGCAATGCAAGGATATATCAAAAGGATTAAAGGGGCTTAAAATGGCTTATTTGAAAGATTTTCAAATTGAGTGTGTAAATTTACTAAATAGCGGAGTTAGTGCGGTGCTTATCTCAAAGCAAACTGGCGTCTCACGCCCCACGCTTTTAAAATGGCAAAAGGAGCTAAATGGCGAGTTTAGCATTAATAATGCTATAAATTCGCTAAAAAATAAAATTGAAACGCTTAGCAAAAAAGATGATATTAGTGCCGATGAAACGGCTATTTTAGCCGATTTAATCATTGCACTAAATAAATTAACCGGCGAGGATAAAAAGAAAAAAGAGAGCAAGGCTTACATAAAACCGCCTGTGAATTTAGATAAAAAAGCAAGGGTGTTAAGAGATGAAATTTTAAAAGATGGTGGACTTTTTGAGTATCAAAAAGAATTCCTAAACTCATCCGCTCAGTTTAGAATTGTCTTAAAATCACGCCAAATCGGTTTTAGCTATGTAGCTGCTGCAGATGCACTTATCGGTGCTGTTAGCGGTAGAAATCAGCTCTTTTTATCTGCCTCCGAAGAACAAGCCCTTATCTTAATGCGATATCTGAAATTTTGGGCTAGTAAATTTGGCATTGAATTAGCCAAAGATAGTGAGACCGAAATCACGCTAGAAAATGGCGGCATAATTAAAGCCCTAGCTCATAACTTTCGCACCGTGCAGGGCTTTACTGGCGATATTTGGATGGATGAGTTTGCATGGTATCCAAATCCTAAAAAGATATGGCATGCCTTCGTGCCTAGTATCGGTGCTGTTAAAGGACGTTTAACAATCCTTTCAACGCCATTTGAAGAGCGGAGCCTTTTTCACGAGCTATTTTACGATGAGCCAAAATATAAGATGTTTGAGCGCTTTCGTGTTGATATTTACAGGGCAATGAGCGATGGGCTTGATTTTGATCTTGAAACAATGAAAGCTTTGTTTGATGCAGACACTTGGGCTAGTGCCTATGAGTGCGTATTTATAGATGATGAAAGTTCTCTTTTAAGTATAGCACTTATAAAATCTTGCGTAGATGAAAAACTTAGATACTTTTCACCGCCTAGCGATACGCCTTTGTTTTGCGGATATGACATAGGTAGAGTTAATGACCGCTCGACGCTAGCGGACGTTAACTCTAAAGATGAAATTTATGAGTTAGCCAATATGCAGGTTTTTGCTAAGGCTAGTTTTAAAGAGCAAGAAGAGATATTAAAGGCACATTTACGCACCTATCCATTAGCCGTGCTTGAAATAGATAAAACCGGTATAGGTATGAATTTAGCTGAAACAATGCACTCAAATTTTAAATCTCGTGTCAGAGGCGTTTATTTTACGGCTCCTATAAAAGAAGAGATGGCTTTAAATTTAAAAAAGCTATTTGAAGATAAAAAAATTAGAATTCCAAATGACCCACTTTTAATAGCCGATATTCACGCTATAAAACGAACTGCTGGAGCTAAGAGCTTTAAGTATGATGCCAAGCGAAACGAATACGGACACGCCGATCGTTTTTGGGCTTTAGCTTTAGCGTGTAGAAAAATCCAAGCAGTTATGAAAAGAAGAGGCGGTGGGGCAGTTATATTGTAGTTATCTATTCTGTGTACAATTTATAACTGTTACCAAAAGGTTTTCTTATAATATCTCCATACTCTGCAGCATAGTAAAGTACATATCGTATATCCTCAACCGAGTAAAATCCATCAGGGCTTACATCGCTGTATATAGTAGATTGTTTTAAGCCTTGATTTTCTGATACTATGTCTCTTACTCTTGCCAGTATATCTGTATACATAGGATCATGTTTTGTAAAAAATTTACCTATATTTTTAACCATCTCACTTTCTGGAGTGTTAGCGTATGTATAAGCCATTTGAGTTATTAATGCTCTTAGGTTGTTAAAGTCTCCTATCTCAAAAAGCTCTATCATCTCATTTGTAACTCCTATGGGATATCCATTTAAACTTATTGTATCTACAGTTGTGATTTTTGGTAATGATTTAAAATTTTCATCAAATAACTCTTGATATTTTCGATGTATTTCGTTTTGGTCTGCAGTAAAATCCTTTAATCCATTTTTCAAGTGCTCTTTTGCCATATTGTAATATTTTTCTTTAGAGCTTTGAGATTTTAACGTTTTATATTTATCAAAATAAGCTTGTGCAACATTTACATATTTGGCTGTATATGCCTTTTTTAGAAGTTCTTTGTATTGATCTTGTATAGTCTCAGCAAAATAATCATCTTGTTCTTTAATATCATCAAAACTATCCTTGGCTACATTAATTCTACTCTCTATGGTATCTAGTTTTTTACTATTGATAGCTATGTGTAGACTCTGATAAATAATATCTGCACTCCTTTTAATCGTAGCATCATTTTCATAAATCAATTGCTTGTATTCATCCTGTTCCTTAACTTCTTTTTCTTTTAGTTCTCTTTGCTTTATTTTTTGTTTT
Coding sequences within it:
- a CDS encoding phage portal protein, whose amino-acid sequence is MKYIFKTADSRSAQILKDSEQNGVLEPFVSFDELLSLHYANVYHRRAIKIKASMLSQIELDESDIIKKLPFGVSAKSFLFEFAYNLELYGNAPIEKAGGINNYLLYNIPAHEWRTNKQREIFQVTSDGNKQKLDGFYLKYYSPSSRYYGEPDYLATLLQILINQEADSYNFSFFKNGARPDLAIIHENNEPSEEQINTYRNFFSDNFKGSRNAHKTLLAYTNSVGDKEAKIRFEKLGGVEDISFKALKEVSRDEIAAAHGVPPRLLGIIQSAQLGGGGELIGQLQQFNEIEIKPKIELIESFFESIGIKVVLKAIDVTNFKDDGEIVTALVERGIISVSEARSILGWQKNI
- a CDS encoding terminase large subunit domain-containing protein translates to MAYLKDFQIECVNLLNSGVSAVLISKQTGVSRPTLLKWQKELNGEFSINNAINSLKNKIETLSKKDDISADETAILADLIIALNKLTGEDKKKKESKAYIKPPVNLDKKARVLRDEILKDGGLFEYQKEFLNSSAQFRIVLKSRQIGFSYVAAADALIGAVSGRNQLFLSASEEQALILMRYLKFWASKFGIELAKDSETEITLENGGIIKALAHNFRTVQGFTGDIWMDEFAWYPNPKKIWHAFVPSIGAVKGRLTILSTPFEERSLFHELFYDEPKYKMFERFRVDIYRAMSDGLDFDLETMKALFDADTWASAYECVFIDDESSLLSIALIKSCVDEKLRYFSPPSDTPLFCGYDIGRVNDRSTLADVNSKDEIYELANMQVFAKASFKEQEEILKAHLRTYPLAVLEIDKTGIGMNLAETMHSNFKSRVRGVYFTAPIKEEMALNLKKLFEDKKIRIPNDPLLIADIHAIKRTAGAKSFKYDAKRNEYGHADRFWALALACRKIQAVMKRRGGGAVIL
- a CDS encoding P2 family phage major capsid protein produces the protein MSISLQQIAKTTGPIKATDMYESGALRPEVSRKIINTIVDKSEFLSKITIDKTKKLQKSFDVWGLANGILVRVTPGKAPTEAQRQKLSVKSVLLDNKPVQLYAKITQDTLEDNADNPNFESETFDSFAKTFSNDLQNLGMNGENDDYSNQEFKNLNKGWFTLAKEKYGVKKLEHKKESKISARLIAMVKSSSEDAQKDSVIILSQTDYLAYQEELGNKNGGLSILLNTGANQILGIPLVVAEFVPKSKYLMTPLKNLIMSIGLDIRRVRWYDHEKSSLMYKFEVYNDYEIGVDSWVTLSEESEADSDGDGV
- a CDS encoding XkdF-like putative serine protease domain-containing protein — translated: MAVKLKNLNITHISLVKAGANKKNIIYKSSKENPSYEKVIKIAKNDEEKGVIYGIVYSPDEVDTQGEMTDIKEIEKAAYSFMKGLNGTNIDREHDFKPDGAYVAESWLVRENDALFKSEKIGSWAVAIKLENDELKEAVKKGEIAGLSMAGTAERYDVGKSEDNLSIADAISKGFSALFAKFEKKDKGENMEEKDKCMSGVEKTLKDGFDKLANQLDGLEKRISDLETLSKSSKQSENVEKNNNIQGVL